CCAGTGATCAAGGATTTGGTTGTAGACATGAACCAGTTCTATGATCAATATGACAAGATTCAACCGTTCTTGATTAACAATCAACCAGCACCAGCGAAAGAGCGTTTACAGTCTCAAGCAGAACGTGAACACTTAGATGGTCTGTATGAATGTATTCTTTGTGCATGTTGTTCAACATCATGCCCATCATTCTGGTGGAACCCTGATAAGTTCCTTGGACCATCAGCATTGTTAAATGCTTACCGTTTTATCATCGACTCTCGTGATACGGCAACACAAGAGCGTTTGGCTCGTTTAGACGACCCATTCTCTTTGTTCCGTTGTAAAGGGATCATGAACTGTGTATCGGTATGTCCTAAAGGTTTGAACCCGACAAAGGCAATTGGTCACATTCGTAATATGTTGTTAGATCAAGCAGGCTAATCTGTTTTCTGATGCAAAAAAGGAGCTCCGGAAGGGGCTTCTTTTTTTATTGGGATTTGATTAAAGGACGGGCTTGGTTAAAAAGTGTTTGTTTAAAAAAACAAGGCTTGAATTTTAGCAGTTCGACCTTAAATATTTATAGATTTTGCTGTTAAGACAAATCATGGGAATCGATATATTTAAAAATATTGGTTTATTTTTCATCAAATTGAATAGCGTTTGTGCAAGATTTGTAGAGAATGTTTATTTTTGATCGATTGGAGTGCAACTTTTATCAAAAGGGCGGTATATTAGAATATAATTTGATATGTGTATTTCGCTGCTTTATGGATGGTATGTGTCAAAAAAATCAATCCCAGCGTGAGAACATGTTAGGATTTCTGCCACAAATGAAATCAAAAAATAAACAGATTCTGGATGTTATCGTTCGATAGTGTCTTGTTGATTTGTACAGATTTCATCAGAAAAGTCAATTTAGAAAAGTTAAAATTCGAGTTAATTTTTCTAAAATGATTTGCAAAAAATTGCTCGATTTCATCGAGTATGAAGAATGAGTTATGGACCTTGAATTGAAGGTGCGTAGCTCATTTGTTACATCAAAGGGAATACTCCTGATGTGTAGTAATAATGTCTCAAGGTTGGATGATCTTGAGTAGTAGTGTCGTGTTTACCAGTTTGACACTATGAATCATGGGTGTGCTTAAAAGGCAGCCTGTATTATTTTTTGCAATAGGAAATGGGTCCAAAAATGCAAGAAGTTGCTGACGCATCGCGTCTTGACACTGAACTTTCCGCTGATAGTGCAGCGTATATTGAAGAGCTATACGAACAGTACCTAACTTCTCCAACCTCAGTGTCAGAGGATTGGCGTGAATATTTCGATAAATACCCTAAAGGTGATCAACCACACGGCAGTGTGCGCGAGCAATTCCTCCTTTTGGGACGTAATGCAAGCCGAGTTCAGCCTGTCGTACAAAGCACTGTAAGTACAGAACATGAGCGTCGTCAAATTGGTGTATTACAACTCATCGCTGCTTACCGTAACCGTGGTCATCAAAAAGCTAAACTCGATCCATTAGGTCTTGCGAAACGCGAAGACGTTCCTGACCTCGATTTATCTGCTCACGGTTTAACCAAGTCAGATCTCGATACTGTATTTAATACAGGCAACCTCGCAATTGGAAAAGCAGAAGCAACATTGTCTGAAATGGTTGAGGCAATGGAAGCGACTTACTGTAGTTCAGTTGGCGTGGAATATATGCATATCGTTGACACCAAAGAAAAGCGTTGGATTCAACAACGTTTGGAAAGTGTTCGCGGTAAATTTAACTATACCAGTGATCAGAAGAAAGGCTTCCTTGAGCGTTTAACCGCTGCAGAAGGCTTAGAAAAGTATCTTGGTAATAAATTCGTTGGTGCGAAACGTTTTGGTGTAGAAGGCGGTGAGTCTTTTATCCCGATGATGAACGAAATCATCCAGCGTGCAGGTAGTGTTGGCTGTAAAGAAGTTGTGATTGGTATGCCACACCGTGGTCGTCTCAACCTTCTTGTTAATATTATGGGTAAAAACCCAGCTGACCTGTTTGGTGAGTTTGAAGGTAAGAGCCTACATAAGAAAGGTTCTGGTGACGTTAAGTATCATCAAGGTTTCTCTTCAAACGTCATGACACCAGGTGGCGAAGTTCACTTGGCATTAGCGTTTAACCCATCACACTTAGAAATCGTTGGACCTGTGGTTGAAGGTTCGGTTCGTGCACGTCAAGTTCGTCGTAAAGACATTGGCGGTGATGACGTTCTACCAGTGATTGTACATGGTGATGCTGCATTTGCGGGTCAAGGTGTAAACCAAGAAACCTTCCAAATGTCACAAACACGTGGTTATACAGTGGGCGGTACAGTCCATATCGTGATCAACAACCAAGTTGGCTTCACGACCTCTGATCCACGTGATACACGTTCTACAGAATACTGTACTGACGTTGCAAAAATGATCCAATCACCAATTTTCCATGTGAATGGTGATGATCCTGAAGCTGTGATTTTCGTAACTCAGCTTGCACATGATTTCCGTCATACTTTCCGTAAAGATGTCATTTTAGACTTGTTCTGCTACCGTCGTCGCGGTCATAACGAGGCAGATGAACCATCAGCAACTCAACCATTAATGTATCAAGTGATCAACAAGAAAGCGACTACGCGTACCTTGTATGCTGATCAATTGGTTCAAGAAAAAGTACTTGATCGCGCAAGCGCAGATGCAATGGTTGAAGGCTATCGTTCTGATTTAGAAGCAGGTAATCACGTTGCCAATGCTTTAGTTCGTGAACCAAACAAAAAGATGTTTGTGGATTGGACCCCGT
This genomic stretch from Acinetobacter sp. C32I harbors:
- a CDS encoding succinate dehydrogenase iron-sulfur subunit, with product MSRGTRTFEIYRYDPDKDKAPYMQTFKLELTDKHRMLLDALLALKVQDESLTFRRSCREGICGSDGVNINGKNGLACLWNLNDLPEKIVIRPLPGLPVIKDLVVDMNQFYDQYDKIQPFLINNQPAPAKERLQSQAEREHLDGLYECILCACCSTSCPSFWWNPDKFLGPSALLNAYRFIIDSRDTATQERLARLDDPFSLFRCKGIMNCVSVCPKGLNPTKAIGHIRNMLLDQAG
- a CDS encoding 2-oxoglutarate dehydrogenase E1 component yields the protein MQEVADASRLDTELSADSAAYIEELYEQYLTSPTSVSEDWREYFDKYPKGDQPHGSVREQFLLLGRNASRVQPVVQSTVSTEHERRQIGVLQLIAAYRNRGHQKAKLDPLGLAKREDVPDLDLSAHGLTKSDLDTVFNTGNLAIGKAEATLSEMVEAMEATYCSSVGVEYMHIVDTKEKRWIQQRLESVRGKFNYTSDQKKGFLERLTAAEGLEKYLGNKFVGAKRFGVEGGESFIPMMNEIIQRAGSVGCKEVVIGMPHRGRLNLLVNIMGKNPADLFGEFEGKSLHKKGSGDVKYHQGFSSNVMTPGGEVHLALAFNPSHLEIVGPVVEGSVRARQVRRKDIGGDDVLPVIVHGDAAFAGQGVNQETFQMSQTRGYTVGGTVHIVINNQVGFTTSDPRDTRSTEYCTDVAKMIQSPIFHVNGDDPEAVIFVTQLAHDFRHTFRKDVILDLFCYRRRGHNEADEPSATQPLMYQVINKKATTRTLYADQLVQEKVLDRASADAMVEGYRSDLEAGNHVANALVREPNKKMFVDWTPYLGHEYTDLWDTTFSADRLKELGLKMNTLPEGFVLQRQVQKVIDDRVKMQTGEMPLNWGAAETLAYATLLDDGFLVRITGEDVGRGTFSHRHAKLHNQVDGSVYIPLCHIKENQPRTAVYDSLLSEEAVLAFEYGYSTTLPKSLIVWEAQFGDFANCAQVVIDQFIASGETKWERVCGLTMLLPHGYEGQGPEHSSARLERFLQLCAEDNMQVMTPTTPAQIFHALRRQAVRPIRKPMIVMSPKSLLRHKLATSTLDELANGSFQTVIDEIDQINKADVTRLVLCGGKVYYDLLEKRRELGLNHVAIVRIEQLYPYPEQRLAEVMAEYPNIQELVWAQEEPKNQGAWLFIVPRLYEDVLKSGKQIRISYAGREASAAPACGSPYLHAKQQAQLINDALAIEVEQSGDSK